One window of Candidatus Paceibacterota bacterium genomic DNA carries:
- the rlmN gene encoding 23S rRNA (adenine(2503)-C(2))-methyltransferase RlmN, with protein sequence MDWDKLQKILEELGEPAYRLQQIKLAIYRDLKDGFNFIDNIPQGLRESLAKLIPFNELTLKTERKAADGAIKRLFLTADGLAIESVLIKHEDGRRTICVSTEAGCQINCSFCATGHLGFKRVLTQYEIFEQVLSFARYLKSQGERVTNVVFMGMGEPFLNYDNVKKAILLLNDKDGFNLGQRHISVSTSGIVPGIETFTKETWQVNLAISLHAPTNDLRSKIMPINKTYPLAQLMPVLDDYVLKTNRKLMIEYLLLGGLNDSPKQAETLVELIGKYKNISRLSMVNLIVYNATKDNYGHWDTFKTPDANTLKIFEDILSKNKINWTRRVSFGRDISGACGQLAGRNLSD encoded by the coding sequence ATGGATTGGGACAAACTGCAAAAAATCTTAGAAGAATTAGGAGAGCCTGCCTATCGGTTGCAGCAGATTAAATTAGCTATTTATAGAGACCTGAAAGACGGCTTTAATTTTATTGATAATATACCGCAAGGGCTAAGAGAGAGTTTAGCTAAACTTATTCCGTTTAATGAACTGACTCTGAAAACAGAACGAAAGGCGGCTGATGGCGCTATTAAACGCTTGTTTCTTACGGCTGATGGACTTGCTATTGAGAGTGTCCTCATTAAACATGAAGACGGACGAAGAACAATTTGTGTTTCCACTGAAGCCGGTTGCCAAATTAATTGTTCTTTTTGCGCTACTGGCCACTTGGGCTTCAAAAGGGTTCTAACTCAATATGAAATTTTCGAGCAGGTTTTGTCTTTTGCTCGCTATCTTAAATCTCAAGGAGAGAGGGTTACTAATGTAGTCTTTATGGGAATGGGGGAGCCTTTTTTGAATTATGATAATGTCAAAAAAGCCATTTTACTCTTAAACGATAAAGACGGTTTTAATTTAGGACAAAGACATATCTCGGTCTCCACTAGCGGAATTGTTCCTGGAATTGAAACTTTTACCAAAGAAACTTGGCAAGTTAATTTGGCTATTTCTCTGCATGCGCCTACCAATGATTTGCGTTCAAAAATTATGCCTATAAATAAAACCTATCCTTTGGCGCAATTAATGCCCGTTCTAGATGATTACGTACTAAAAACCAACAGAAAGTTAATGATAGAATACTTGCTTTTGGGAGGACTTAACGATAGCCCAAAACAAGCAGAGACATTGGTTGAACTTATTGGTAAATATAAAAATATTTCGCGGCTCAGTATGGTAAACTTGATCGTTTATAATGCCACAAAAGATAATTATGGTCATTGGGATACCTTTAAAACTCCCGATGCTAATACTTTAAAAATATTTGAAGATATTCTTTCAAAAAATAAAATCAATTGGACGCGCAGGGTAAGTTTTGGAAGAGATATTAGTGGAGCTTGCGGGCAATTGGCGGGTCGTAATCTTTCAGATTGA
- a CDS encoding glycosyltransferase → MNFSLILPIYNEERNIDSAVSLLLQNFPETELILVNDGSTDATASILEKYAKTAKVINYARNMGKGYAIKQGVLAATTDYIIFCDADIPFGINGIKQLVEKLEINPGLDIVITEKIKPTESFVYHLAKQIVRKIIFLLTGLKFNDTQAGLKGFKKEVAKKIFSHSFINRFAIDIEILYLAKKFQYSVGTISMPVTENYMRSSKFTMKEGWYLFKDIFKIYFHHYNV, encoded by the coding sequence ATGAATTTCTCTCTTATTTTACCAATATATAACGAAGAAAGGAATATCGATTCGGCTGTTTCCCTCCTTTTGCAAAATTTTCCAGAAACGGAGCTTATTTTAGTTAATGACGGCAGCACAGACGCGACTGCTTCAATTTTAGAAAAATATGCTAAGACCGCCAAGGTTATAAACTACGCTCGTAATATGGGCAAGGGCTATGCTATCAAACAAGGCGTCCTGGCGGCTACGACAGACTATATAATCTTTTGTGATGCCGATATTCCTTTTGGTATTAATGGTATAAAACAATTAGTGGAAAAGTTAGAAATTAATCCTGGCTTAGACATCGTAATTACAGAAAAAATTAAACCTACCGAAAGCTTTGTTTATCATTTAGCAAAGCAAATTGTGAGAAAAATAATTTTTCTCCTCACCGGCTTAAAATTTAATGATACCCAAGCAGGGCTGAAAGGTTTTAAAAAAGAAGTCGCCAAAAAGATATTCTCCCACAGCTTTATTAATCGCTTTGCCATAGATATTGAAATCCTTTATTTAGCTAAAAAATTCCAGTACTCAGTCGGCACCATATCTATGCCAGTCACGGAGAACTACATGCGTTCCAGCAAATTTACAATGAAGGAAGGTTGGTATCTATTTAAAGACATATTTAAAATTTATTTTCACCATTACAATGTTTAA
- a CDS encoding 6-pyruvoyl-tetrahydropterin synthase-related protein, with product MFKQLLSKATRANGPKDKRKINEILLTIFVFAFIYIFIFTAIPAKYLFTNTDLAGGDTGSHIYIPWYAKEIFPKIKWWSPDWYSGFPFLYFYPPLLYTATVMLGFALPLAISFKWITFLSIAVFPIAAYLCLKFLKVDFPGPQAGAAFITLLMFFEGFNTYGGNWPSTLAGQFSHTFSIAIFFVFIGLMYKGIKEKRYLVANAILGAAVILSHPISGLFLIALAPFFLLINGNFKEKLKYIFFTYVGIFLLSAFWTLSMVWYKGYSGTMSWTNEVKWSLIAPKLWLGWIILASLGIIWLFIKKDDRMRIMLPVAIGSMLLYLFLNHTTVWNTRFLPYYLFSLLLMAAYGFSLIGRIKLFKKNLWLLDIILILTLVITLNYTKKETSYTASWFKWNYEGYQVKDNYQDLDSLYYFLRSLPPGRVMWEYRPEYDKYGTPRVLETIPMHTGHPTFEGLLIESGLTGPFHFINQAETTKNPTTAIAGFEYPPFDFTKGIKHLQASGAEYFVAYTEEIKKLANDNQNLTFLQNTGAFNIYKVANAPLVEPINNFTIKTKAKDWLKEDAVPWYKNGDLKTPIIFTSSQEENNMWQQLLSSARPQGQAATKIVATNDSLSFDAPVIGIPYVVKISYFPTWKVSGARGPYLVSPAYMAVIPTQEHVTLKFGYGPIDYIGYGLTLLGVPYILFAIKKGKKKDN from the coding sequence ATGTTTAAACAATTGCTAAGCAAAGCAACCCGTGCCAACGGCCCAAAAGACAAAAGAAAAATAAATGAAATACTTTTAACCATTTTTGTCTTTGCTTTCATTTATATTTTTATCTTCACCGCCATTCCCGCTAAATATCTATTTACCAATACCGATTTGGCCGGAGGTGATACTGGTTCTCATATCTACATCCCCTGGTATGCTAAAGAGATATTTCCTAAAATAAAATGGTGGTCACCAGATTGGTACAGCGGTTTCCCCTTTCTCTATTTTTATCCCCCGCTGCTTTATACTGCCACTGTCATGCTTGGTTTTGCGCTCCCATTGGCAATAAGCTTCAAATGGATAACTTTCCTGTCCATTGCCGTTTTTCCTATAGCTGCTTATCTTTGTTTGAAATTTCTTAAGGTTGATTTCCCCGGACCACAAGCAGGAGCAGCTTTCATTACTCTTTTAATGTTCTTTGAAGGTTTTAATACTTATGGCGGAAACTGGCCCAGTACTTTAGCTGGTCAATTTTCCCATACCTTCAGTATTGCCATATTTTTTGTATTCATTGGATTGATGTATAAGGGCATTAAAGAGAAGCGTTACTTGGTTGCCAACGCTATTTTAGGCGCAGCGGTTATTTTATCCCACCCCATTTCGGGACTTTTTCTTATTGCCCTAGCGCCATTCTTTCTTTTGATTAATGGCAATTTTAAAGAAAAGCTAAAATATATCTTCTTCACCTATGTAGGCATTTTCCTCTTGTCAGCTTTTTGGACTTTAAGCATGGTCTGGTACAAGGGCTATTCAGGAACCATGAGTTGGACCAACGAAGTAAAGTGGAGCTTGATTGCCCCCAAACTCTGGTTAGGATGGATTATATTAGCTTCACTGGGAATTATATGGCTTTTTATTAAAAAGGATGATCGGATGAGAATTATGTTACCAGTAGCCATTGGTTCAATGCTTCTCTATCTCTTCTTAAATCACACCACCGTTTGGAATACTCGTTTTCTTCCTTATTACCTGTTTAGTCTTCTTTTAATGGCTGCCTATGGTTTTAGTCTGATAGGACGAATCAAGCTCTTCAAAAAGAACTTGTGGCTCCTCGATATTATTCTTATTCTGACTTTAGTCATTACCCTAAATTACACTAAGAAGGAAACTTCTTATACTGCCTCGTGGTTCAAATGGAACTATGAAGGCTATCAGGTTAAAGATAATTATCAGGACTTAGACAGCTTATATTATTTCCTAAGAAGCTTGCCGCCCGGACGAGTGATGTGGGAATACAGACCAGAATATGATAAGTATGGCACCCCGCGCGTTTTAGAAACCATTCCTATGCACACTGGCCACCCCACTTTTGAGGGATTGCTCATAGAATCCGGTTTAACTGGTCCCTTTCACTTCATTAACCAAGCCGAAACTACCAAAAACCCCACCACCGCTATTGCCGGTTTTGAATATCCACCATTTGATTTCACAAAAGGCATAAAACATTTGCAAGCCTCAGGCGCAGAATATTTTGTTGCCTATACAGAGGAGATTAAAAAGTTAGCCAATGATAATCAAAACCTTACTTTCCTGCAAAATACCGGCGCTTTTAATATCTACAAGGTAGCTAACGCGCCTCTGGTAGAACCGATTAATAATTTTACCATCAAAACCAAAGCTAAAGACTGGTTAAAAGAGGATGCCGTTCCTTGGTATAAAAATGGCGATTTAAAAACACCAATTATTTTCACCAGCTCGCAAGAGGAAAATAATATGTGGCAACAATTGCTTTCTTCGGCTAGACCCCAAGGACAAGCAGCTACTAAGATAGTTGCTACTAATGACTCTTTGAGTTTTGACGCGCCAGTAATAGGTATTCCCTATGTGGTCAAAATATCCTATTTTCCCACCTGGAAGGTTAGCGGTGCCAGGGGCCCCTATTTAGTCTCGCCCGCTTATATGGCAGTGATACCCACTCAAGAGCATGTTACTCTAAAATTTGGTTATGGCCCCATTGATTACATTGGCTATGGCCTTACCCTCCTAGGCGTTCCTTATATATTATTTGCTATTAAAAAAGGCAAAAAGAAAGATAATTAA
- the xseB gene encoding exodeoxyribonuclease VII small subunit, with amino-acid sequence MKTEKKEITLREALAKLDALTSELNSPNIDLEIGLDKFKEGIEIIKFCREQIAKAENTFKSLSQELEKGKNENNNNVLV; translated from the coding sequence ATGAAAACAGAGAAAAAAGAAATAACCCTTAGGGAGGCGCTCGCTAAATTAGATGCTTTAACTTCCGAATTGAACAGCCCCAATATTGACTTGGAGATAGGCTTAGACAAATTTAAAGAAGGCATTGAGATTATTAAATTTTGCCGAGAACAAATTGCCAAAGCGGAGAATACTTTTAAATCCTTAAGCCAAGAGTTAGAGAAGGGCAAAAATGAAAATAATAATAATGTTTTGGTTTAA
- the xseA gene encoding exodeoxyribonuclease VII large subunit: protein MDDRQLLDLFKRKREEIARREGKALFYVFSNDTLERTAASRPTNLEELKNIKGWGQKKIAAYGQEYLALISSSDTGNAWEKNTISEPASAGAKSLVLTVAEFMSLANKALGGLGVVAVKGEIGGLSLKGDKAYFDLKDSNFNNYVINCFLGFQEFENYSYLLENGLEVIVTGRPSLYQTGRFNLRLEKIEPVGQGAWQKALELLKVKLEKLGYFSPERKRPIPMPVREIGLITSETGAAITDFKKNLGDWGITIWQIDTHVEGDLAEGEIIKALHTLNLKGNLDAIVLIRGGGGVENLKVFNSEKIAEAIFNSRIPVITGIGHEKDLSIADMVADKSLSTPTAVAAYFRNQYEEILQTLAESEFALKQSLENNLYSKSLLLDHKTVTLKTGLTNIFGSWRLKESAFANVLNSYRFKIQEFYSQLSQAEKVLSSKVTNVLELSKQELSLKARIFAEMNPEKPLQRGYSLIYDEANHLVKSANDLKIGEIVKLKVKDGSAESRIEKIKADF, encoded by the coding sequence ATGGATGATAGACAATTATTAGATTTATTTAAAAGAAAAAGAGAGGAAATAGCTCGCCGGGAAGGCAAAGCTCTTTTTTATGTTTTTAGTAATGATACCCTGGAACGCACCGCGGCTTCGCGACCTACCAATCTAGAAGAACTAAAAAATATTAAAGGTTGGGGGCAAAAGAAAATAGCCGCTTACGGCCAAGAATATCTAGCGCTAATTTCTTCTAGCGATACTGGCAATGCTTGGGAAAAGAATACCATTTCCGAGCCAGCAAGCGCGGGAGCTAAATCTTTGGTTCTTACTGTTGCTGAATTTATGAGCCTAGCCAATAAAGCCTTAGGGGGTTTGGGGGTAGTGGCGGTCAAGGGCGAGATTGGCGGTTTGAGTCTTAAAGGAGATAAGGCTTATTTTGACCTTAAAGATTCCAATTTTAATAATTACGTTATTAATTGCTTTTTGGGGTTTCAGGAGTTTGAAAATTATAGTTATTTATTGGAAAACGGTTTAGAGGTAATTGTGACTGGCCGCCCCAGTCTTTACCAAACAGGTCGTTTTAACCTGAGATTGGAGAAGATAGAACCGGTTGGACAAGGGGCTTGGCAAAAGGCTTTAGAATTATTAAAAGTCAAGTTAGAAAAACTGGGTTATTTTTCTCCGGAGAGAAAAAGGCCTATACCGATGCCGGTACGAGAAATTGGTCTGATTACCTCGGAAACGGGAGCAGCTATTACTGATTTTAAAAAAAATTTAGGTGATTGGGGTATCACTATTTGGCAAATAGATACTCATGTAGAGGGTGATTTAGCGGAAGGGGAAATAATTAAAGCTTTGCATACGCTTAATCTGAAGGGCAATCTTGATGCCATAGTATTAATTAGAGGTGGTGGTGGCGTCGAGAATCTTAAAGTTTTTAATTCCGAAAAAATAGCTGAAGCTATTTTTAATTCTCGTATCCCTGTAATTACCGGTATCGGTCACGAAAAAGATTTAAGTATCGCTGATATGGTGGCAGATAAAAGTCTTTCTACTCCTACAGCTGTAGCCGCCTACTTCAGAAACCAATACGAAGAAATTCTGCAGACTTTGGCGGAAAGCGAATTTGCGCTGAAACAAAGCTTAGAAAATAATCTTTATAGCAAGAGTCTATTGCTTGACCACAAAACCGTTACCCTTAAAACTGGCCTAACTAATATTTTCGGAAGTTGGCGTTTAAAAGAAAGCGCTTTCGCGAATGTTTTGAATAGTTATCGGTTTAAAATTCAAGAGTTTTACAGCCAGCTGTCTCAGGCAGAAAAAGTTTTATCTAGCAAGGTGACAAATGTTTTAGAGCTGTCGAAGCAAGAATTAAGTTTAAAAGCTAGAATTTTTGCCGAGATGAATCCAGAAAAGCCATTACAACGAGGCTATAGTTTGATTTATGATGAGGCCAATCATTTGGTAAAAAGCGCGAATGATTTAAAGATAGGGGAAATAGTGAAGCTCAAAGTAAAAGACGGCTCGGCAGAATCTAGAATAGAAAAAATTAAAGCTGACTTTTAA